Sequence from the Psilocybe cubensis strain MGC-MH-2018 chromosome 10, whole genome shotgun sequence genome:
GGTGTAATTTCGACGGTGTGACATAGAGGGTCTCCTTGGTCGACAGCTCCTGTTGAAGGGATCCGAATCCTATAGAACAGAGGGTCATCTTCGTATGCGATCAAGAAAGCAAGGGAGGCCGCTGTGCTGTCGATGTTTGGATCGATGTCGAGCGCGGTAACCCTTCTCGCGGCACCCTCCACGGATTTGAAGGGACATTCAACGAACACTTCTTTCACCTTAACCCTGACCTTGTCATCGACAAATGCTGATGAACGCCCGACCCAAACATGCACATCTCCACTCTCCCCAACACCCACTACTACACCCACACCGTCATCCGTGGTCGAAAAGGTGGCCTCAGCGCGAACACACTTATCCGGGACAACACCACCCCCTGCACCGACTCCAACGACACGAGATCCAAAGCGATCGACCAGCATCGGAGGTGAGCTCCATGTACACCTGATCGCAACGTCTTCGCCAGTTTGTGCATCACGATCTGCATTATTAGCAAAGACACCAACATCCCAAACCTTGACCCGCCCGTCGTCTCCGGCACTGACAACCCATCTGCCTTGTTTCTGGACAAACTTTACATCCCTGACAACACCCTCGTGTTCATCACCCACCCTGCATCTCTTGACCTGCACACCCGAGCCTCCAGAAATGCGGAGACTACCATCCATTGCCCGGGGTGCTGTGCTGATTACCAGGTCTCCTGCACGCGTACCCCACGCAACACGCGCCGATGGCCCCCATGTCGGAGAAGAAACAACCACATCGCAAGCAGTGACGTTTGGTGTAAACTGAGCATTCGGGTTTCCGTTCAAGTTGCCACCGTTTCCACCCGGTCCGAAACCCATTCGGGCATCAACGTACCCTGTCAACACTCGACCAGAGAGCGGCATGGAGCGTGCAACAACCCCATACTGGATCGAGGCTGTAAGTAACGCCGCCGTACCATTTCGTGTGCTGGGATAAAAATGGCGAGTCGACTGACTTTCAGACGACAGGGCCTGAGGTACCGAGGTTGTCGAAGGAACTCTAGTGAGAAGGACATTGGAAATCGGAGAGTGTAGAATTGGGGTGTGTGTTGTCGGTATGGACCTGGAACGACTCCATCGGCTTCATAAGCAGGAGTCAGTAATTCGACCACGGGTATCCAGAGAAGAAATAATGGGGGATATATGCACAGTACATTCGCATAATAGCCACCAAAAAGTAAGGGGTATCAATATAAAAAGCATGATGGAAATTGCGggtgcatatatgcgcaaagACTGCATAGAAACCGCACAAAAAGGAGTGAAAAAGGATCATGAAACTTGGAAATAATATCCGCATATATCCAGCAgaaaagatggaagatggaTATAAACAGCGCAATAAAAGCTGcaggcgcatatatgcgcaaaaAATGCACAAAAAGGACACGGAAAGGACTAAAAAAGACCATGGAACTTGGAAATGATGTTTGCATATATCCTGTAGAAAAGATGGGAGATCGAAATAAACAGCGTGGTGAAAAATGCACACACATATTTGCATCAAGTCTACATAAAAAGGACACAAAAAAGAGTGAAAAAATAACGGAAATTTGAAATAATGTTCGCATATATCCAGCAGAAAAGATGGAAGATCGATAAAAACTGCGTGATGAAAGCTGCACGCGAATATATCCGCAATGTCTGCATACAGCGGACACGAAACAGAGTgaaaaaaaacgcaaattCGAGATAATGTTCGCATGTATCCAACATAAAAGATAGGAGATCGAAATAAACAGCGTGATGGAAATTTCACGCGATTATATCCAAACGGTCTGCATAAAagaacacaaaaaagagTGAAAAGAATAACGGAAATTGGAGCCAATGCTCGCGTATATCCAACAGAAAAGATGGGAGATCAAAATAAAAACAGTGCGATGGAAAATGCACgcgaatatatgcgcaaagTCTGCATAGAAAGAGCATAAAAAAGGAGGGTAAAAGAATAACGGAAGTTGatgtgcatatatgcgcaaatACAGCATAGAAAGGCCGCAAAAAAGAATAACGACTCACCCAATCATGACATATCGCCACGAAAACTCGTCTCTCCAGCTCTTTCCGTCTCCTCGCCTGAGCAAGAAAACTTTCCATAAACTCGAGTTGGGTGCAGACATACTTTGTCgatttttttcaagttcCAAATCGCTTTCAGGCGATACCCCAAGAAAATAGCATGCATATGCGCGACGCCATGTGTTATCCGCCTTTACGTGGTGAGCAAGATACGAGGAGACACATCCCAAGGCGAGTAACGCAGGTGGTGTAAGGTACGAGGTGATAGAGGTGAGTGTCTCGGGAGGTACGTCAAGCAAAATGCTACGCCGAAGACCATTCTTTGCTGGCTCATCGACGACGgcttgttgttgctgttgaatTCCATGTTGGCAAGCGGTTTGGTTATCAGTGTGGTTGGTTTGTGAACTGTCGtctgtttgattgtttggTGTGGGCCTATATAGCATATAACTTGGGTTTTGTGCGATAGAAAACAATTTGATGCAGAGGCTGTGGGCAACTGCGTGGGCGCTGTGGACGATGATGAGCAACGGAGAAAGCGGATGAGTCGGGTCGGCTCCGCAGGTGGCATTTTATTTGGTTATATTTGCTTATATTTGGCCAGGCTTCATATTAGTAGATATTAGTCGAATCTTGGTCGAATCAACCTTTTCGATGAAGTCAAAGATTATTTCATATATCTCATCCGTTGTAGGACATAGGGAAGGAGACATACTTATAATGTACGACAGTTTACCCCTTCGAACGATTTAGAAGCTATACTAGGGACTTTTTAACCACATTGCCCAATGTTTAACAACAAAAATGCATGCAACTCTCGCTTGAGAAGCAACTGTCTCTCAGCAGCCGTATCTGAATAAACAGGAAAATTTTATGTTGACCCAGAAGAGTTATAAGCATTGAGTACGGAGGGTGGGTGTAGTATGTGGGCCGATGCGGCATGAAAATACCGCACCAAGATGTCGTTGTATTTCATTTCAAGTTCTATTCGTATCACCGCCGTAAAGGGACCACCCTCCTTACAAGGGTTGTATTGAAGGAGATCAAACAAACTACGTTCTACTTTAAAAACAACCCCCTTCCGTTAGCCTTAACTGGTCATCTCTGGCCATAAGCCTGAGAAACGGAGGGCGTGCTCACCTCTCTTTTCTGCACATCTGATAGCCCACTTAAATTCATACACAAAGCTATCGGCACTATTCGGATCTCTACAGTGACTGATGACACACATATACTGCTACATAATTTATTCAATCATCGAGCCGAAGCACTTTAATTGCCAGCCCTCTCGCCAAGGAGTTGTGATCCTCTGGGATCATCGTTCTGGACAAAGCGTTGATAAACGCCGTTCCATCAGGGATATTCACCTATGAGAGGAAATTCAGCCTAGCATTTATATCGATCGTGAGTACAGGAGGGAACTCACAAATGGATAATCAATGGAATACATAATCCTGTCCAATCCAATTTGACCAATGTGAAAGTTCAACAAATCCGGTGCAAAATTCCCAGAGGTAGTCTCGAAAATATTCTTGCGAAAATACGTGGTGACGTTCTGCTTCATCATCAAGCCGAACGGAATCTCTCGCTTGAGCTCtgcaacaaaaaaaaaacacagagAAGACGATGAGAACATCGCCAGTTAAGCTACTTAAGTTACTCACGGGTATCTATTCTGACTAGATCCGAGGGAATGCGCTCTCCCATATGGCCGACGATTATCTTCAGCTTGGGGAACCGGCTGTCGCGGTCAAAAAATGGTCAAACAGTTATAATATTAGCGGAATGTTTTTACCGCCTTTATATTTGACACGTACTCAAAAACACCATTTGTACAAAGCCTGTGAGTATCAAATACATACAGATGAGCCTACGGATCAGAGAAAGGGAATTCATACAATTGAAAAACGTACCCAAGAATGTGAGTTGACAAACCAACTGCAAATTCCTGCGCTGGGCCGATCAAAAACGGCGCATGCGAAAAGGATAAGTTGAGAATCGTCTGGATGCTCGTTCTGGGGTGGAAATAAACAGGCACGTCCAAATCCGACACCATCTGCCAGAATACGTCATACTCCGGCTGGTCATAGTACAACAATGTTTCTAACAGTAGTCATACCACGATTTAATTAGCACATGTTGTGTTTTTATTATCACAATATGTCAAAACGGTATTGACAAGACTCACGGCCATCCGACCCAGATTGTTGGTAGTCGTTCAACAAGGCTCCTTGAGGTACCGTTTTTGTGTAAATGTTCAGTCATCTCATCTAGGAAAAAT
This genomic interval carries:
- a CDS encoding 2,3-dihydroxybenzoate decarboxylase gives rise to the protein MAVQVNDQLAATISNATDRFGAFASLAMHNATNAALELKRTPEYDVFWQMVSDLDVPVYFHPRTSIQTILNLSFSHAPFLIGPAQEFAVGLSTHILGLCTNGVFDRFPKLKIIVGHMGERIPSDLVRIDTQLKREIPFGLMMKQNVTTYFRKNIFETTSGNFAPDLLNFHIGQIGLDRIMYSIDYPFVNIPDGTAFINALSRTMIPEDHNSLARGLAIKVLRLDD